CCCGAATGGCCGCCAATTATGCCGACAACGGGCGTAAAACAGAAGATACCGGTTGCAATTCCGCCCCTGGCCCCGCCGACGCCGAGTCCCCGGAATGCGTCCAGGGCGTCGTTATAGACCCCCGCCTGCTCCTTGGAGCGAACCGCGAAATAACAAACCGCCCCCGCGACCAGCCCGATAAGCAAAGCCCAGCGGGGCTCAACGTGACCGGCGCCCAGCGTGATGGCCACCAGGCCCGAGAGGATGCCGGAAACAAGTCCCAGGCTCGTACAGCGCCCCTTTCGCATAAACTCGACGACGATCCACGACAGGGCCCCAGCGGCGGCGAGCGTCCGCGTTGTCGCAAAGGCCAGACCGGCAA
This genomic stretch from Planctomycetia bacterium harbors:
- a CDS encoding ammonium transporter, which gives rise to MNPFGELGLVILTAGSAIASEAQAAGSVAGLAFATTRTLAAAGALSWIVVEFMRKGRCTSLGLVSGILSGLVAITLGAGHVEPRWALLIGLVAGAVCYFAVRSKEQAGVYNDALDAFRGLGVGGARGGIATGIFCFTPVVGIIGGHSGHLVKQNVGLAAAFAAVGTYLIALLVKSTIGLRVTGAQELAGLDQSIHREKSCRLIQGLA